In a single window of the Bacillus clarus genome:
- a CDS encoding helix-hairpin-helix domain-containing protein, whose translation MMWNFQKKWIALLCAIGVIALIFFWQTRQKSEQLAIQTDVYTKNDEKKSKLKVTDAKEEKKVIMIDIKGAVHREGVYEMKEGDRVKDGIEKAGGFLLEADVMKVNLAQIVQDQMLLHVPRKGEDGEKVDGLSKQDGKVRINAASKEQIEKITGIGSKKAESIMKYREEHGPFQKMEDLLEIDGIGVKSLEKIKEQIIIP comes from the coding sequence ATGATGTGGAATTTTCAAAAGAAATGGATTGCTTTGTTATGCGCTATTGGAGTTATAGCTTTGATTTTTTTTTGGCAAACGAGGCAAAAAAGTGAACAATTGGCAATTCAAACGGATGTTTATACAAAGAATGATGAGAAAAAAAGTAAGTTGAAAGTAACGGATGCGAAGGAAGAGAAAAAAGTAATTATGATTGATATAAAAGGGGCTGTGCATAGGGAAGGTGTATATGAGATGAAAGAAGGAGATCGAGTAAAAGATGGGATTGAAAAAGCAGGGGGGTTTTTACTAGAGGCGGATGTAATGAAAGTGAATTTAGCGCAAATCGTACAAGATCAAATGCTTCTTCATGTTCCAAGGAAGGGGGAGGATGGGGAGAAAGTAGATGGCTTGTCAAAGCAAGATGGAAAGGTTCGCATTAATGCAGCTTCAAAAGAACAAATTGAAAAAATAACAGGGATTGGATCTAAAAAGGCGGAAAGTATTATGAAATATCGAGAAGAACATGGCCCATTTCAGAAGATGGAGGATTTATTAGAGATAGATGGGATTGGGGTGAAATCGCTAGAAAAAATAAAAGAACAAATAATTATTCCATAA